The window CATGATGTGTTGGTGGCTTATGAACTGAAAATCCTAGACTGGTGgcaaaataagttgatttagggtttttgtagCTATAGTCAAATGTTTactcttaaaaaaattaaaaggcaaAAAATCAGAACACCAACACAGACATGCATACCATAAAAAGTACATACACAAAATCATCATAAGTTAAAAAGGAAAGATGTATCCATACGAGAGAATGGTGCTCCAACATCAAAATCAGacaccaaatcatcatcatctagTGATTCTTCATCTGAGGAAGAGAACAAGTTCTTTATATAAAGATCTTGCAGATTTAGATGTAAATCAAACAAACCCCTAATTTCTTCATCCTTAGAAGTTAAAATTTTTCCCCAGTTAGGATCCGTTTCAACAGAGCTCGTAGGAGATGGAGGAGCTCGATTGTAGAAGTCAAACCAAGGATTAGGAGGACCAACTAGGTCACTGTCTTGGGATGAAGACAACCATGAAAGACAAGAATTTGGACTCCATATTCGAAAACCTAGAAGTATACACAAAAAACCCGGATCTGAAAAAACCACAAACGTATTAGAGTTTCAATCAAACACCAGAAAAAAGAGAAGAGAGAGAGGGGAAGGGAGATGTTGAAGGAAAATGAATATGAAGATGAAGGACGatcatcaataaacaatggggatgaaggaagaagatgaagatgaagatgaaggagaacGATGAAGATGAGAGAGAGAGTTAGGGTTTCAGTTAGTGGGTTCAGGATGGGGGGATTGATTTTAAAAGGGAGGGAATCATTAAGGATATTAATGAGGGATTATGTAATTAATCAGTTTGGGTTAGTAGTGTAAGTGGAGATAttttcgtaattacttgtgtgaactaatgGCATTTAGGTAAAACAATCAGTACCAAAAAaagaaattggacaattaggatgaatttgccaaataataaaatctcccaattaaaagaataagagggagtaatatattagatattaataataaaataaaaaaacaaatagaacattaatagtaaatttgaggaaatatattttatttgtgaCCTAAATTTTTTCACCATTACCATATATTCAATGAGCAGTATTGAGTTATGATATgtattagatatatattataggtAATAGAGCGGAgtatatgattatgatataGGGCATGTTTGGTTGGCTCTTTTTTAATGGTATGGAATGGTATCACAACCATTCCAATGTTTGGTTAGGCCTTTTTACATTGGGATGTCATACCCTCTGGATTCTCATCCCATTCCAATCCTTTAGAATCTCATACCCTCCTATCCCCCTAAGTTTCAAACTCCATTCCATCCCatattcaaaccctaatttcagaAAAGTGATGAGAGAGAAAAAAGTAGCAGCCACCTTCCTCCTCCAACAATAGTGAAAGCTGAACGGACTCCAACTTCACCGGCTGACTTCCTCCCCGGCGGCGGCTCTCTTCTCCGGTACGGCTATCATCTCTGCCGCCTGATTTTGCTGTACAGAGAGAAGGGAAAACGAAAGGACCGGTTGAATCAACGAGAAGATGATGAATCTTGCTTGAAGGCACTCGAAATTTTAGAAGAAGGAGGAAAGTGGTGAAGGTGTTGATGGAGCTGATGATTGCTCGAAGAAGGAGGAAGGGAAAAGGAAATGGGTTTCTGATTTGGGGGTTTgggtatataataataataatttttttaagatttttaattcttattttaaacttttccTTTATGTGCAAGAAAATTGATAagattttaaagttaatatttttgcaCTTGGCCTTCCTTGCCGCCCACTtccaagattttattttttttttaatttttttttaccttttattattattattattattattataacctaCTTAACTTACTTGATTCATGGTAAATTTCTAATTAGTTTAAAgtccaaaataattttatttattttaaattcccgGATGTCACACATTACCATTGATAGAGAGAGAAAGACGGAGGGGTCGGATTGAGAATCCATTCcataattgaaccaaacagtgtgaatggattgaatatctattactggattgaaccaaacagttttaGTCTGGTATGGGGTTCTGAATCCATACCATCCTGGTATGGGGTTCCATACCATTCCAATCCTGCTCACTGAACCAAACGGACCCTTAATAGTATGAATAAAGCGCGGATGTTGATGTCGGTCCTCAAACTTAAATATTAATCTCATCCATTTGCCTATTCTTCTATTCGTTTCAACATTGACAATTGACAATGCAAGCTaattaaattacaattatttttattaacttGGGTAGCTCAACATTAATGGATGTTATTCATATACCGGCCAACTACCCTTCACCCAAGCTAAGCTACCAATTAAGAGAGATATAGAGAGAATAAGACTACACCAGGCATCAAATGCCACGTACGTCTTATTTGAAGCATTATTTTGTGTTTCGACTGTATTCAAGTTTCTAGAGAAgaatcattggaaagatcttatTGGATCATGTTATTGAACTGATtgatcaattatatattttgagcCTCCATCAacttcgatttttttttttttttttttttttttgtgatagcTATATATAATGATTAGTTTAGATTaggaaagagaaagaaaaaaaagtagaaGTGTGGTTGAATAATGATAGATAAAAAGTATGGTCCATatcaaaaaggaaaatatatagCTAAAATTTTgagataattaataaattaatatataaaacttGCTTTATTGTTTTAGTGCAGGAAATTTTAAAGTTAGCTATTGTAAttggttaattaattaatcaattgtttaatttatttgatgaataaattcaatttaattattcatatatttaGGCAATTGTTTTGTTGAAATAAATGCATAGATTTAAATAGTATAGTAGTTGATCGagtaatttctttatttataaGTTAAGTTGTGTACGTTATATTGTTGATTTGGttaagaattttaaaattttatattctttaattaatatgagaaaacaaaagaaatatacatttaaaaaaactataatgaaaattaaacttaaatcCATTAGAAAGAAGGTAGGTAGTGTAAAATGTCCAAAGTTGTTGGAAAAGCACGGAGCACAAGCATGAAGCATGGTAAGATGCAGcaatatgaagtaaatgagtgaatgtaacaataattaataagtgGATGTTGCGGTGGGTCTCATTTAGTCAGACCATGAATTGTGTGAATGCAAAGGCCACCAAAGTAAGTGTATATATTTCAAATCTACcactcattttttttaatttgattagcGGTACATACAGAATATAATGTGTTACTTAATACTTATAGTTATATATACTGCATTCATAATTAATACAGATAATAGACGAGCATGCTTGCCTGCTTTTCGGTCTTGAGTCTTGTAAAAAATgtgcaaaatatatatatgtaagatcaaataaaaaaggttttaaaatgagaaggatgagaaggatttttgtttaattttgtttggttactatatataaaaaaagaatactatattataaattaagaacatttttaaaactatttcatagttacctttctgtgtaacatagttacttttacaattatgaattttttacttaatcgtgaccatagattttttttattttagtgaaatcaagggtgtagagttcttcttacccttctcattttcaaccctccctcccctatatatatatatatatatatatatgcgcgTGGTTGCAACTATATATATGGATCgagtatatatattaatgatGCAGATGATCAGTTGAGTTGATAGTCATTGTATTTTGTAGCTAGCCATCATAGATGCATATATACTCCATGGATCTGATAATGTATGCGGCCATCATGATGACGCCAATTCTATCCATATCTTTACTTAATAATGTCCTTGCATTGCGTAGAATATACTATTATTGCCATtctatcttttttctttttacaatTATCCTTCATGGCCATGCACATGCCCATGATTTTAAAACTCCTAAAAACACATCCATCACATCCATTTTTATATTTGGAGACTCAACCGTTGATCCTGGGAATAATGACTATGTCAAAACCCTTTTTAGAAGTAATTTTCTTCCTTATGGTATTGATTTTCCCAATCATACACCTACCGGAAGATTCACTAATGGAAGACTTCCCACTGATTTTATaggtataataaattattattttttaccattttattttgcttatattattattattattattcataattctttgtttttattaatttattatttaatttattaacagCTTTATATTTATTGCAGCTTCATACGCAGGAGTGAAAGAATACGTGCCAGCTTATTTAGATCCGAATCTAAGATTGAAAGATCTTATGACCGGCGTTAGCTTTGCCTCAGCTGGTACTGGTTATGATCCTACTACTGCACTAAAAaatgtatgtttttttattttgtcccTCCAACTAACTTTTTACAGCAATCTCCACATTTCGGTATTCGAATTTCGAATCATGTTATGGATATCCGGTATTTAAGATCGGAAACAAATTATGCTTTTCAATATCCGAAAAATCGAATTTCCgaatttttgaattataatcGATTCGATATCTGATTTTGCTCGCCTATATCTATATTTCACTTTGGTTGGGAACCACATCATGACATTAGGGTAACAAATGTTATTATTAAATCTTATAAGGGTCAAGGTCGGTCCTGAGGGTACGCCAAAGGGGGCTGCGCCTAAATATTAGAAATTTGGTTTAGTAAGGGGTCcattattatgaaaaaaaaaactcaaaaaaggtttttttagaaaatattaaagTAGTAATGTCGTACTTGTAAGTGCCATATAAGTGGCTGACTTCTAGATCATTCTTCTAATCATAAATTAACTTTTACTTGGATAGAAAAACTTCCATGATGTTATATATAATGGATTTAATTATGCcctatattatttttgtttttccaaTGATGTTATATGTGTTGTATTTAATAATGTCTAATATCAAATGATGCAATGTGTTATATGTTGGAAGCAAAAGTTCTCTTTCAATTTTTCCAATTGATATATAGCAtgtaattattcttattttgtaatttatttttgcaTCTTAGAAATTTTATAAAAGGGGCCTATTTTTCATTTGACCTAGAGTAAATCACTAgtccaaataattttaatattcaatGTAGTATAATATACATGTTGGTATGATGTATGTGCAAAACACacaaaacaaaatcatgttAAACTCTAAGTAATGTTGACTATTTTCTTTGTTGGAGCAGCTTTTATTTTAGTTTCTCTcacttattttgcattattttttttaataatgacCCTATTCtccttcttttaatcttatccacAATTTTATACTCTATTACCATATTAATTACTCAATCTATTATCCACTAGCATTTTATCTGATTCTCCAATTTAATTTCCCTTTCTAGAAAATTTTTCCCATTTTGTAAATTGTGCAAACTAAGAGGACAAAGAgagtaatatatataataagtttccGAATGCAGTAGACAACTAGACCTTAAGTGGCtcaatatttgagaaatcctaTATACTTCCTTTGTTTCAAAGTACTAGCTAACATTGAAAATAttgcattatttattaatcactATATACTTCCTTTCTTCCAAATTACTAGCAACCTTAATATGTGATAAATTTTTAGcctataagttaaaacgtaatcaagtgaaatcttgtttgactCGTTTCAGTACACAGattattaacattaaatttttataattttttattaatataattagagatattaagaaaataattaatgcaTTAGATGCGAAAAAAGTTAAACGttaaaagtaatatatataaacgttaaaagtaatatatatgaaatagagaaagtataaaattgataaattttcaaatagcTAGTTATACAAGTTGATGCCAAGTTGCTTGTTACCCCTAGCTCTTCGGATGcataaaaagttaaaacatTAAAAGTAATGTGACATGAGACATAACTAATAAAGTTGAGGTTTTTAAAATTGCAGAAGGTAATTGATTTGACAACGCAAGTGCAATACTTTGATGAATATAAGAAAAAAGTTGAACATTTGATTGGGAAGAAGGAAATGGAGAAAATTGTGAGCAATGCAGCATTTATCATTAGTTGTGGCACAAATGATATAGTTTATACGTATGGACTAGTACCATATTTATCTTTAGTGTCTGATTCTATCTCGCCATACCTACGTTTTATGATAAAACAAAGCAAATGGTTGATACAGGTATATAATTACTCcctactatattatatatactccacTTACCAACAAAATACTCCGATCCGATCCTAATGAATTTATATATTGTAGGAACTGATAGATCGAGGCGCAAAAAGAATTGGAGTAGTAGGTTTACCACCCGTAGGTTGCCTACCAGCAATAATAACCCTTCATACATCTCCACATCAACCACGTATTTGTATTGAATCCTTGTCATCAATTGCATTACAGTTCAACGAAATGTTAGAACGTGAATTGAATAACATGCAGCAGCAATCAACACTAACTATTATTTATGGGGACATCTATACACCTTTACAAGACCAATTCATCCATCCACATAAATATGGTAGGTTTTGTACGTACTCCtaacttaattaattagcttttaaatcttttattttattcataattttaatttgtttcatttatatatatatatatatcgatcAGGTTTTGAGGTTGCTGATAGAGGGTGTTGTGGAAGTGGGTTATTTGAAGGAGCCATAACTTGTAACTCATTGTTTCCAATATGCAATGACCGCTCCAAATATCTATTTTGGGATTCAATACATCCAACCGAAAGATCATATTACTTTCTTTTTGAAGCTCTTCGTCCTGTTATCGATTTTGTTATCAACACCCCTTGAAAAAACATTTAATaatcatatattaaaaaaaaattacatgctCGATTAAAGTAGATATTAAATTCATAATGTAAGTGACATAGCTTTTTTTACAGTCGTTTATGCTTACCAAAGTAATTTACAACTACTCCTAAATATAATACAACTaagtaatataatagtaagcAGAGGTTCGATCCACAGAGAAAATAGGAACTTCAATTGATTTAGGTGTATTTTCTTAGATATGAACAATAATATAAGGAGGGTTAAGTGTAGTGATGAGCAAACTTGTTTAAATTGACTAAAAACAACTAATAAAGATTATGAGGTTATAAACAGATAAAAGCAATTCTTGAGTTCTTGTTAGTATTCCAACTTcacacattaattttcaatcttCCCAAATCAACACAATCAACTAGTTTATTAAAAGGAAAAACATCCTTAATCTTGATTCATAAATGTATAAGTGAAAAGCATCAAGTATACATCATAACAAGTCAATAAACTTATGGAATTGTAAACTAAAGCAAGATTACAATTAACCAAAATGATAATCCTTCTCAAACAACATATAAACTAAAGTAATTATAAGTTATTCAAGTTGCCACCATACTTAAATTAGATAAAGCAATCCAATTCAATAGCATGTGAATAAGCAATTAGAAAACCTATTTGCAACTAAGCATTCCATTTAAACCAATTCAATTCATATTCAAAAGCGAAAAGATTATCAAAGATGATTGTATTAATAAAAAGGGAAAGACTAACAATTAATGGCAAAAGAGGATACTAATTTTCCTCAAGATGAAAACCTTAGCGAACAACGGCCATCTCTATCAAAAGTATGAGAAAGAATGAGTTTAAAGATTTTCCTAAATTACAACCCTAATACAATTTCagcaaaagttttttttaaactcTCTCCTAAAACTATTACAATCCATCCCTTAAATACTAGTTTGCAAACATTTACTTAATTGACAGGAGAAGAGAAGACATCATTACTCTGATTCGAGCCATCTTCTTCGTCAACCTTGCTGCCTTTTGCATCCAATCAACTTCAGAAGTAAAATGTGAAAGCAACAAGTTTTAAAAGTCGAGGCGCTCAGGTTGCGGGCCGCGACTAAACTCGCGAGCCACGAGTTGCTGCTGATTTGCTTTCTGCTTCAATTCTTTCCCTCTTTCTTGTTTctaatactactactactaataataaagctaataatttaatataataatattaataatattaggaataataataataattaattatactaataataatatttatgtatataataataaaagtagaaGTTAGTAATATTTAGCTactaataactataataaaaggaaataaagataataaaataatataaaagtaaagCTCTATCAAATACCCCCACACCTATTCCTTACTCGTCCTCTAGTAAGTTTTAAATATGGAAAGTTAGAAGATGAAGAATTAAGATCTCAAAAATACTTagtcttattataaactcttcTGAAAAATTGAGTTTATAATTAGTACTAAGTCAAAAATTTGGTGAAAAGGTGTTTGACAAAATTTTTGGAATTTTAAAAGTAGATTTGTCTTTCATTTTCTCATTTTACCTAGATCGCCCTTTCGGGTTTTCGATCTAGCCACTCTTTTTCATTTTCCTAGTCTCACCTCTCTTTGGCTTTTTACTTTTAACTAAGCTGCCCTTTTGGGTTTTCAGCTTAGCAAGGCCCCCCTAATTTTTTCCTAGACCGCCCTTTCGAGTTTTCAGTCTAGCGgggttatgtttttttttatgtacaaTATCATTGGTGCCCTTATAGGTGTTTCTTATGGGCGAAAATCATTGACACTCCATTATTCATCAACACACATCGTTATactattaccatcaaacaaccatTCTTACTACTATGTAGAACCAAATCATTAAACTAACAACAAAACttcttcaaccaaaaacttcGCAACcttcaaaataatcatcaaagaattaaaataagaaCCTTAACCAACATTCATTAACAATCCTTTCTTCAAACATGCTCCTAACTCATACCTCAACCCCAAATCTAGCTTTTTACAATGTCCTCATTGTTGACCACCACCATCTCTCGGTGGTCTCCTTGCCCTTCTTCTTGCAACTTCTTCATTAATGTGTTGGGTTGGGTCTTGGTATACTGGGTAATGATTCACATAGAAATTGTTTAAATTGGCCATCATAGAAGTCACATAGTACATGTTATCAGACAATTCGTACTGTTTGTGCTCTATGTTTGTGACTCTACGTTTCAGATCTACATAATAATCAGGTCTAGGTGGTAGTACTCCGGGTAGGTGGGCTTGCTCCTGAGCTTGGACATCTTGAACACCATTCTATGAATTTCATCTAGTTCTAGTATAGCTCAGAATTAGGTGTCTCAAGGGTAATCAAAGTTCTTTGTTAGGGCAACCTCATGTAAAGGACTCCATTCCATTGCCACACAACGTAATTCGGGTTTCTGATTTCATCTTTCATGAGCATATCCgtagcaattattctttttttatcgAATAAAAAGATTCCCTTAACTGGTTTTAAAATAGGTTCCCCATGTTCATCAGTGGGCATTTCTATGTCTAAGTAAGAAGCTATTATTCAAACCATGCCTCCAAAACTAATTTTGCCTTTGGTTACACATCTCAGCTCAGTACACTTACAAATCCAAATATCTAGCCAATCAGGGCATCCCTTCCCTTTAGGTGTAAGACTCCATAATACCTTTATCTGATCGTTCCCCAGGTTGGTTGCCTCCCTTTGTGCTAGAAATGTGCTAGCAAGCAATCGAATTGCATATCTCAAAGTTGGGTGAGGAATGACACTTAGTTTTAACCTAGCTTCCCAAGTAGAATTTGAGATAAGTTGCCAAAAAAAGACTTTTTCAAAAGCCCCATAGTTTTCATCCTGTAAATCAATTATCCCCAATGTATCCCTCAGTTGAGTAAATGTCATAAGATGTGATTAATCATGAATGTTGAAAAGTATAGCCTCTTCTCTTGTTCTATTGTCTCTTCCTCTTCTCAAAGTGGCTAAGAACTCTAAAGTCATTCTTGCATGGGTTGGTGCATTCTTCTCTAAGAATTCTTCTAATCCTACTTTTCGCATTAGGGTTCTCACTGAATCTTCTAAACCAATGTTTCTTAATGTTTGAAGGTCACAGAATCTAGTGCTTTGAATTAACCTTCCCGGTTGGACAAGGTTTCTCCATCTTTCTTGTGCACTCTTATCTAGGTTTTGTAGTCCCATATATCCAAATTAAACACAGGTTCTTCTTCATGTTCTAACTCAGGTATAGGTTCTGGTTATCTAACAATTCGCTCTCTTCTTTGTGGCCTAGTTTCCCCCTCACCACTCGAACTTGcctttgattattattattattattattattattattattattattattattattattattattattattatgataataataataacaatattaacaaaaggttaaaactttataaataaaattttttttttctatgaaatgaaataatttttagataataataataataataataataataataataataataataataataataataataataataataataatgataataataataataataataataataataataataataataatataataataataataataataataataataataataataataataataataatgtaattaaatttaaaaattaggaTTGGAAATTTTAGAGTAAATGAAAATTGAGCTAGTAAAGTTGTTGAAATAAAAGATCTTTAACAATAGAAGTAGAAGAAAAATATACAACAACATTTACACTCTAGAGTAAATGatgataaaagtaaataaaagaataacattagttaagaaaaatgatttaaAGTGACAACACTCATTCTAAATGCGCCACATGTCAAAGTAGTTGATGAATTAG of the Amaranthus tricolor cultivar Red isolate AtriRed21 chromosome 6, ASM2621246v1, whole genome shotgun sequence genome contains:
- the LOC130815968 gene encoding GDSL esterase/lipase At5g45960-like, with the protein product MHIYSMDLIMYAAIMMTPILSISLLNNVLALRRIYYYCHSIFFLFTIILHGHAHAHDFKTPKNTSITSIFIFGDSTVDPGNNDYVKTLFRSNFLPYGIDFPNHTPTGRFTNGRLPTDFIASYAGVKEYVPAYLDPNLRLKDLMTGVSFASAGTGYDPTTALKNKVIDLTTQVQYFDEYKKKVEHLIGKKEMEKIVSNAAFIISCGTNDIVYTYGLVPYLSLVSDSISPYLRFMIKQSKWLIQELIDRGAKRIGVVGLPPVGCLPAIITLHTSPHQPRICIESLSSIALQFNEMLERELNNMQQQSTLTIIYGDIYTPLQDQFIHPHKYGFEVADRGCCGSGLFEGAITCNSLFPICNDRSKYLFWDSIHPTERSYYFLFEALRPVIDFVINTP